From Gigantopelta aegis isolate Gae_Host chromosome 11, Gae_host_genome, whole genome shotgun sequence, the proteins below share one genomic window:
- the LOC121385531 gene encoding decorin-like: MSTVVMETLQVCIVFCCTCMLQVFACPQECMCSETHVNCYGRKLHNIPLDNPTDTTKLDFGNNEIERIDSTRFVSLTKLQELVLKYNKITSLELETFKYLKNMEKLDLGSNNIQIIEIGVFDDVPKLKEIDLSENFIENIDNVFRGLQNLERIDLGSNKIKVITKMAFRDLKHLSYLLLPNNEITKINRFAFRPLQSLTWITLTRNPLKNANALFVKNQQLLYIDLTQCALTRIPRKFPPSVQYLQLGKNNITRIKACAFSRNTKLKILVLAQNEINVIDKGAFGSLKDLCELRLNDNKLTKFPSPFPSAVKSVYISRNKIQQISYNDFPANSQLTTLLLKSNEISKLQPDSSSTEVTMVTQKRNQLQEAREQGVQTFVMTTNMHRETRDMQTERPPKEDEGSFKLPPVNRRNNENSVTLPSISGSNDESNLTLPPINERNKTHQTLNIPEDEVYFDTAHTSENGEKKEGNVNINNGRRRNSSDFPNDRYPFPKEIPTKSRTI, from the exons ATGAGTACAGTTGTCATGGAGACGCTTCAGGTGtgcattgtgttttgttgtaccTGTATGCTGCAGGTTTTCGCGTGTCCGCAAGAATGCATGTGTTCAGAAACACACGTCAACTGCTATGGGAGAAAACTCCATAACATTCCTCTTGACAATCCAACAGATACAACAAAATTGGACTTTGGAAATAACGAAATTGAACGAATTGACTCCACGAGATTTGTAAGCCTGACAAAACTACAGGAGCTGGTgctaaaatacaacaaaattacCTCACTTGAACTggaaacatttaaatatttgaaaaatatggaAAAACTTGATCTTGGAAGCAACAACATACAAATTATTGAAATAGGTGTTTTTGATGATGTTCCAAAACTGAAAGAAATCGATTTATCGGAAAATTTCATCGAAAATATCGACAATGTGTTTCGTGGTTTACAAAATTTGGAGAGAATTGATCTAGGCAgcaacaaaataaaagtaattaccAAAATGGCATTCAGGGATTTGAAACATCTCAGCTACCTTCTTCTACCGAACAACGAGATAACCAAAATCAACCGGTTTGCCTTTCGACCTCTTCAGAGCTTAACATGGATCACTCTGACGAGAAACCCGTTAAAAAATGCAAACGCTCTATTCGTGAAAAACCAACAGCTTTTGTATATTGATCTGACGCAGTGTGCCCTAACGCGCATCCCAAGGAAGTTCCCGCCGTCAGTTCAATATCTACAGCTGGGCAAAAATAACATAACTCGAATAAAGGCGTGTGCTTTTTCCcgtaatacaaaattaaagatTTTAGTGCTTGcccaaaatgaaataaatgttatcGATAAGGGAGCATTCGGGTCATTGAAAGACCTGTGCGAATTGCGGTTGAATGACAATAAATTAACGAAATTCCCATCGCCATTTCCATCAGCCGTGAAGTCTGTCTATATATCCAGAAACAAAATCCAGCAAATTTCGTACAACGATTTTCCTGCCAATTCCCAGCTTACTACCCTGTTACTTAAAAGCAATGAAATTTCAAAACTACAACCAG ATAGTTCATCTACAGAAGTAACCATGGTAACTCAGAAAAGGAACCAATTGCAGGAAGCACGAGAACAAGGTGTACAGACATTTGTTATGACTACAAACATGCATAGAGAAACACGTGATATGCAAACAGAACGCCCACCTAAAGAG GATGAAGGTAGCTTTAAATTACCCCCTGTCAACAGAAGAAATAACGAGAATAGCGTAACATTACCTTCCATCAGTGGAAGCAATGACGAGAGTAACTTAACATTACCTCCCAtcaatgaaagaaataaaactcaTCAAACATTGAACATCCCAGAAGACGAAGTATACTTTGATACTGCACACACCAGTGAGAACGGTGAGAAAAAAGAGGGAAATGTTAACATAAATAATGGTCGCAGGAGAAACAGTTCTGATTTTCCAAACGACCGGTATCCATTCCCcaaagaaatcccgacaaag AGTCGCACAATCTAA
- the LOC121385532 gene encoding slit homolog 2 protein-like — protein sequence MSTVVMETLQVCIVFCCTCMLQVFACPQECMCSETHVNCYGRKLHNIPLDNPTDTTKLNFGNNEIERIDSTRFVSLTKLQELVLKYNKITSLELETFKYLKNMEKLDLGSNNIQMIEIGVFDDVPKLKEIDLSENFIENIDNVFRGLQNLERIDLGSNKIKVITKMAFRDLKHLSYLLLPNNEITKINRFAFRPLQSLTWITLTRNPLENANALFVKSQQLLYIDLTQCALTRIPSKFPPSVQYLQLGKNNITRIKACAFSRNTKLKILVLAQNEINVIDKGAFGSLKDLCELRLNDNKLTKFPSPFPSAVKSVYISRNKIQANFVQRFSCQFPAYYPVT from the coding sequence ATGAGTACAGTTGTCATGGAGACGCTTCAGGTGtgcattgtgttttgttgtaccTGTATGCTGCAGGTTTTCGCGTGTCCGCAAGAATGCATGTGTTCAGAAACACACGTCAACTGCTATGGGAGAAAACTCCATAACATTCCTCTTGACAATCCAACAGATACAACAAAATTGAACTTTGGAAATAACGAAATTGAACGAATTGACTCCACGAGATTTGTAAGCCTGACAAAACTACAGGAGCTGGTgctaaaatacaacaaaattacCTCACTTGAACTggaaacatttaaatatttgaaaaatatggaAAAACTTGATCTTGGAAGCAACAACATACAAATGATTGAAATAGGTGTTTTTGATGATGTTCCAAAACTGAAAGAAATCGATTTATCGGAAAATTTCATCGAAAATATCGACAATGTGTTTCGTGGTTTACAAAATTTGGAGAGAATTGATCTAGGCAgcaacaaaataaaagtaattaccAAAATGGCATTCAGGGATTTGAAACATCTCAGCTACCTTCTTCTACCGAACAACGAGATAACCAAAATCAACCGGTTTGCCTTTCGACCTCTTCAGAGCTTAACATGGATCACTCTGACGAGAAACCCGTTAGAAAATGCAAACGCTCTATTCGTGAAAAGCCAACAGCTTTTGTATATTGATCTGACGCAGTGTGCCCTAACCCGCATCCCAAGCAAGTTCCCGCCGTCAGTTCAATATCTACAGCTGGGCAAAAATAACATAACTCGAATCAAGGCGTGTGCTTTTTCCcgtaatacaaaattaaagatTTTAGTGCTTGcccaaaatgaaataaatgttatcGATAAGGGAGCATTCGGGTCATTGAAAGACCTGTGCGAATTGCGGTTGAATGACAATAAATTAACGAAATTCCCATCGCCATTTCCATCAGCCGTGAAGTCTGTCTATATATCCAGAAACAAAATCCAAGCAAATTTCGTACAACGATTTTCCTGCCAATTCCCAGCTTACTACCCTGTTACTTAA